From Mycobacterium colombiense CECT 3035:
GACCAGGGCACGCTACGAGCTGACCATGCAGGCCACCCGCGATCCCGCGCTGGCCGCGATCCTGCAGCAGGCCACCGACGAGTTCACCAAGCTGCACCGGGAGATCCTGGTGCAGCTCATGCCGCACGGCGCCGAGCTGGATCCGGCCGTCGTCGACGACCTGAGCAACGTCACGCTGACGTTCATCAACGGCCTGCTGCAGCGGTTCGCCCACGGCGACCGGATCATCGACAGCGCCGAGCAGCTCGACGGGATCCTGTCGGCGATCGCCGCCGGCATCTTGAAGAGTTCCGACAAGGGGCGGCTGACCCAGGCCGGCGGTCTGCGGGTAGTGCGCAGCACGGCGGCCGGGTCCGCGTGAGGACGCCGCCGGGACACGTCATGCGGGGCTATGGCTCTTGCCACGGCACGGGCTGTATGGTTCTCTACGAGAATAGAGTAAGCCCACGTTCATGCGTCGCTTTCCGCGGAGCTTGTGCAGAAGTCAGAACGACGCAATTAAGCGGAGTGTATAAATTGCCCCGACCGAATCCAGCGCTGCGACGCTGGCAGCGCTAGCCCTGGTGCAGGTCATGCGGGCGTCTAAAACTGCAGCGGTAGGAGGGTTTTCGTGACGGCGAGCACCGATAGCCATGTTCGGTTCGATCCCTACGATGTCGGGTTGATCGCCGACCCGTATCCGATGTTCGCGCGATTGCGCGAAGAGGCGCCGCTTTATTACAACGCCGAATACGATTTTTACGCGGTGAGCCGTTACGCCGATGTCAGCAAGGCGCTCGTCGACCACGAGACCTACAGCTCCGCGCGCGGCGCGATCCTGGAACTGATCAAGGCCAACCTCGAAATCCCGCCGGGCATGTTGATCTTCGAGGACCCGCCGATCCACGACGTGCATCGCAAACTGCTGTCGCGCATGTTCACGCCACGCCGGATCGCCGCGCTCGAGCCGATGATCCGCGACTTCTGCGCGCAGCTGCTGGATCCGTTGGTGGGATCGGGCCGCTTCGACTTCGTCACCGACCTGGGTGCGCAGATGCCGATGAAGGTGATCAGCATGCTGCTCGGCATTCCGGAAGACGACCAGGAGTACATCCGCGACCGGGGCAACGCCCAGCTGCGCACCGAGGCGGGCAAGCCCATGAGCGCCGCCGAGCATGGCCTGGCGGTGGGTGAACAATTCGAGGCCTACATCGACTGGCGCGGCGAGCATCCGTCCGACGACATCATGACCGAGCTTCTCAACGTCGAATTCGTGGACGAAACCGGCACCACACGGCGGCTGTCCCGCGAAGAGATCCTCGTCTACCTCAACGTCGTGGCCGGGGCCGGCAACGAGACGACGACGCGGCTGATCGGTTGGTCCGGAAAAGTTCTCGCCGAACACCCCGACCAGCGCCGTGACCTCGTCGAGAATCCGGCGCTCATCCCGCAGGCCATCGAGGAGCTGCTGCGCTACGAGCCGCCGGCGCCGCACGTGTCGCGCTACGTGACCCGCGACGTCACCGTGCACGACCAGACTGTGCCCGAGGGCAGCGTGATGATGATGCTGATCGGTTCGGCGTGCCGCGACGAGGCCCAGTTCGGGTCCGACGCGGGCGATTTCAACATTCATCGCACCGTCCGCCCACACCTCACCTTCAGCATGGGAACCCATTTCTGTCTGGGATCGGCGCTGGCCCGCCTGGAAGGCCGCGTCGCGCTGGAGGAGATCCTGAAACGATTCCCCGAGTGGGAGATCGACCTGACCAACGCAGTCCTGAGCCCGACCTCCACGGTCCGGGGGTGGGAGTGCATGCCGTCGCTGGTGCCCTGATGACCGGCCGGGTCGAGGGCAAGGTCGCTTTCGTCAGCGGCGCCGCGCGCGGGCAGGGTCGCAGCCACGCCGTCCGCCTGGCGCAGGAGGGCGCCGACATCATCGCGATCGACGTCTGCGGGCCGATCGACAACCTGGCCTACCCGCACTCGACGCCGGAAGACCTTGCCGAGACGGCGGATCTGGTCAAGAACCTCGACCGGCGCATCGTGACCGCCCAGGTGGACGTGCGCGACTACGACGCGCTGAAGGCGGCGGTGGACGGCGGGGTCGAACAACTCGGTCGTCTCGACATCATCGTCGCCAACGCCGGCGTCGGCACCGATGGCAGGAAGCTGCACAAGATCCGCGAGGACGTGTGGCAGGACATGATCGACATCAACCTCAGCGGCGTGTGGCACACCGTCAAAGCGGGTGTGCCGCATGTCCTTTCGGGTGGCCGCGGTGGATCCATCGTGCTCACCAGCTCGGTGGGCGGCCGCAAGGCGTACCCGAACACCGGCCACTACATCGCCGCCAAGCATGGGGTCATCGGCCTGATGCGGGCCTTCGCGGTTGAGCTGGGCCCGCACATGATCAGGGTCAACTCGGTGCTGCCCACCCAGGTCAGCACCACGATGGTGATGAACGACAACACCTATCGGCTGTTTCGCCCGGATCTGGAAAATCCCGGACCGGACGACTTCGCGCCCATCTCGCAAATGATGCACACACTGCCGGTGCCTTGGGTGGAAGCCACCGACATCAGCAATGCTGTCCTGTTCCTCGCCTCTGACGAATCGCGTTACGTCACCGGCGTTTCGCTTCCCGTCGATGCGGGCAGCTTGCTCAAATAGGCGCTAACCCCAAGTGAAAGAAGAAGCCCATGCCGGAATATGACTACGAAGAGCTGAAGAAGGAAGCCGAGCAGTACATCAAGTTCGAAAAGGACAAGAAGAACCGGATCGCCTACATCACCTTCGATCGTCCCGATGCGCAGAACGCCACCAGCCTGGGCATGCGGCAGAACTACGCGGACCTGATCCACAAGTGCAACGTGGACGACGACGTCAAGGTGGTCGTGATCCGCGGCGAGGGACAGGATTTCGGCAGCGGCGGCGACCTGCCCGAGCAGCGCCCGATGCTGGAGAACCCCGGCCTCCCACTGCATCACGAGCTCGCGATCAACGACGATGACGTCAAGTACCCGCCGGGTGGTTCGTACCGCTACCTGTCCACCGTCACCGACTTCTATGCCAAGGCCCGCGCCGGAAACCGTCCGCTGCAGGAACTTCGGAAGATCAGCATCATCGAGGCCAAGGGCTACTGCTACGGGTGGCACTTCTACCAGGCCGGCGACGCCGACCTGGTGATCTCCTCCGACGACGCACTGTTCGGGCACCCCGCCTTCCGGTACGTGGGCTGGGGACCGCGGCTGTGGTGGTGGGCCGAGACCATGGGTCTGCGCAAGTTCTCCGAGATGCTGTTCACCGGACGGCCGTTCAGCGCGAAGGAGATGTACGACTGCGGCTTCGTCAACAGCGTCGTGCCGCGTGACCAGCTGGAATCCGAGACCGAGAAATACGCCATGGCATGCTCACGGTCGCGCCCAACGGACACGGTCGCGGTGCAGAAGACCTTCCTCGAGCTGTACAAGCAGCACAAGGGCGAATACTTCGGGAGCCTGCTGACCGGCATGGTCGAGGGCATGCTGCCGATGATCCAGAACGACGCGCAAGAAGTTGACCTCACCGAAGGCACTTTCAACAAGGGCCTCAACAACGTGGTCAAGGACAACGACATGAACTTCCCGCCGGAGTGGCGCCTGAGCCGCTCGGGCCGCGCGAAGCCCTGACCGACTTGGCGGGGCGTGCATGTCCGCGCTGACGGGTATCAGGGTCGTCGAGTTAGCCGAATCCGTCGCGGGGGAGTACTGCGGGAAGCTGCTGGCCGACTTCGGCGCCGAGGTCATCAAGATCGAGGCGCCGGAGCGCGGCAGCGCGACCCGCGCCATGGCACCGCTCCTCGCCGACGGGTGCGACGGCAGCGCGTTGTTCGCCTACCTCAACACCAACAAGCGCTCCGCCGTCCTCGATCTCGGCTCTGAGGTCGATGCGGAGCGGCTGCGCCGGCTGATCGACACCGCGGACGCGGTCATCGAGGGCCGGGCCACGGACCGGTCCGCGCTCTACCCGTCGGTGGTCTTCTGCTCGATCACCCCGTACGGCCACGGGGTGCCCGCGGAGTTCGATAATGCCCGGAGCATCAACGTGTTCCACGCGAGCGGGTGGGGGTATCACACCCCGAGCCACCCGGACCCCGGTAAGCCTCCGCTGCAGGGTCCGGGCCGCTTCCTGGCCGACTACGAAGCCGGACTGGAGGCGGCGCTGTGTGTCGCGTCGTCGCTGTGGGGACGGCTGCACACCGGCCGGGGCGAGTTCATCGACATCTCCCAGCAGGCCGTGCTGGTCTCTCGCGCCGACTGCATCCTGGGCCGGTTCGTGACCGGGGAGGTGCCGGCCGGCGGCGAGCGGGGCGATTTCGATCAGGCCGGGCCGGCCTCGTTCTTCGCCTGTGCCGACGGCTTCGTCTACCTCTACATGACCAGCGGCGCGCACTGGTCCGGGGTGAAAACCTTGCTGGGCCATCCCGATTGGCTCGATGAGTTCGAGGACGACTGGCTGGAGTTCTCCGTCACCGCGCAGAAGGTCACCGCGTTTCAGCGCGGCTTCGCCGCCTGGGTCGCCGGCCTGCGCAAGGAGGAGGCCGCCGAACGGGCGCAGCGCCTCGGCGTGCCGCTGGTGCCCGTCAACGGCGCCGCGGACCTGCATCACTCGCCCCAATACCGGCATCGCGGCTTCTTCCAGCGCATTCGCCATCCGGTGCTGGGCGAAGCGGCGTATCCGACCGTGCCGTACGCGCTCAGCGCGTCGCCCGCGCGAATCGCCAGCGCCGCACCGGGTCTCGGCGAGCACACCCGGTCGGTGATGGAAAGCGTCGACATCCCGCGCGCACGGCCGACGGTCAAGTCGGCGCAACTGAAGCCACCCAGGGACGCCCGGGGCGGTCCGCTGGAAGGCGTGCGGGTCGTCGAGCTCACCAAGGTATGGGCCGGTCCGTACGCCGGCAAGCTGCTGGCGATGCTGGGCGCCGAAGTCATCAAGGTCGAGACGCCCGGCAACCCCGAGGAGATGCGCGCCTACGGCGGCACCGACATCAACCACGCTCCCTACTTCTTGAGCATCAACCCCGAAATCCTCAGCGTGGACCTCGATATCAAGTCGGCCGACGGTATGGCGCGGCTGCGCGAGCTGATCGCCCGCAGCGACATCGTCATCAACAACCTGCGCCCGGGCGCCATGGAGCGTCAGGGCCTGGGGTACCAACGGCTGGCCGAGATCAAGTCCGACGTCATCTCGGTGTCGATCAAGATGTGGGGCAACGACGGACCGCTGGGCCACCAAACCGGTTATGCCCCATGCTTTGCCGCGTTGGCCGGTCCGGCATCATTGGTCGGCTATCCCGATGGGCCGCCGCTCGGGACCAGCATGCGCTACGGCGACTCGACGGTGGGTGCGGCCGCCGCCTACGCCGCCGTGGTGGCGTTGCTGCATCGCGAGCTCAGCGGCGCCGGGCAATTCGTCGACGTGTCGGCCGTGGAGACCCTCTC
This genomic window contains:
- a CDS encoding CaiB/BaiF CoA transferase family protein, translating into MSALTGIRVVELAESVAGEYCGKLLADFGAEVIKIEAPERGSATRAMAPLLADGCDGSALFAYLNTNKRSAVLDLGSEVDAERLRRLIDTADAVIEGRATDRSALYPSVVFCSITPYGHGVPAEFDNARSINVFHASGWGYHTPSHPDPGKPPLQGPGRFLADYEAGLEAALCVASSLWGRLHTGRGEFIDISQQAVLVSRADCILGRFVTGEVPAGGERGDFDQAGPASFFACADGFVYLYMTSGAHWSGVKTLLGHPDWLDEFEDDWLEFSVTAQKVTAFQRGFAAWVAGLRKEEAAERAQRLGVPLVPVNGAADLHHSPQYRHRGFFQRIRHPVLGEAAYPTVPYALSASPARIASAAPGLGEHTRSVMESVDIPRARPTVKSAQLKPPRDARGGPLEGVRVVELTKVWAGPYAGKLLAMLGAEVIKVETPGNPEEMRAYGGTDINHAPYFLSINPEILSVDLDIKSADGMARLRELIARSDIVINNLRPGAMERQGLGYQRLAEIKSDVISVSIKMWGNDGPLGHQTGYAPCFAALAGPASLVGYPDGPPLGTSMRYGDSTVGAAAAYAAVVALLHRELSGAGQFVDVSAVETLSSMIGDCLLEQSLTGRPLGPSGNTNPDMCPHGCYPCADGGWLTVAVANDSEWRRLCEALGAAPLADEPRYATRESRHRHADVLDEDLSRLTRGQDAERLAERLRAAGVPAAKSATSMDVVADQRLWDRELYRFVTDHREGQRPVLGPSWRMARPARISRGAPDLGEDTDYVLHEILGKQPMGGTWRPGT
- a CDS encoding enoyl-CoA hydratase/isomerase family protein codes for the protein MPEYDYEELKKEAEQYIKFEKDKKNRIAYITFDRPDAQNATSLGMRQNYADLIHKCNVDDDVKVVVIRGEGQDFGSGGDLPEQRPMLENPGLPLHHELAINDDDVKYPPGGSYRYLSTVTDFYAKARAGNRPLQELRKISIIEAKGYCYGWHFYQAGDADLVISSDDALFGHPAFRYVGWGPRLWWWAETMGLRKFSEMLFTGRPFSAKEMYDCGFVNSVVPRDQLESETEKYAMACSRSRPTDTVAVQKTFLELYKQHKGEYFGSLLTGMVEGMLPMIQNDAQEVDLTEGTFNKGLNNVVKDNDMNFPPEWRLSRSGRAKP
- a CDS encoding TetR/AcrR family transcriptional regulator, translating into MDKRRKPNPAERRRDLCDAAIQLLADDGAKGLSHLKVDRAAGVPDGTTSFYFRTRSALLRAVAERSAELDLAELQAIADSSDGDGGDHAPSRLSQVVIQAGSDPQLYRTRARYELTMQATRDPALAAILQQATDEFTKLHREILVQLMPHGAELDPAVVDDLSNVTLTFINGLLQRFAHGDRIIDSAEQLDGILSAIAAGILKSSDKGRLTQAGGLRVVRSTAAGSA
- a CDS encoding cytochrome P450; its protein translation is MTASTDSHVRFDPYDVGLIADPYPMFARLREEAPLYYNAEYDFYAVSRYADVSKALVDHETYSSARGAILELIKANLEIPPGMLIFEDPPIHDVHRKLLSRMFTPRRIAALEPMIRDFCAQLLDPLVGSGRFDFVTDLGAQMPMKVISMLLGIPEDDQEYIRDRGNAQLRTEAGKPMSAAEHGLAVGEQFEAYIDWRGEHPSDDIMTELLNVEFVDETGTTRRLSREEILVYLNVVAGAGNETTTRLIGWSGKVLAEHPDQRRDLVENPALIPQAIEELLRYEPPAPHVSRYVTRDVTVHDQTVPEGSVMMMLIGSACRDEAQFGSDAGDFNIHRTVRPHLTFSMGTHFCLGSALARLEGRVALEEILKRFPEWEIDLTNAVLSPTSTVRGWECMPSLVP
- a CDS encoding mycofactocin-coupled SDR family oxidoreductase, which produces MTGRVEGKVAFVSGAARGQGRSHAVRLAQEGADIIAIDVCGPIDNLAYPHSTPEDLAETADLVKNLDRRIVTAQVDVRDYDALKAAVDGGVEQLGRLDIIVANAGVGTDGRKLHKIREDVWQDMIDINLSGVWHTVKAGVPHVLSGGRGGSIVLTSSVGGRKAYPNTGHYIAAKHGVIGLMRAFAVELGPHMIRVNSVLPTQVSTTMVMNDNTYRLFRPDLENPGPDDFAPISQMMHTLPVPWVEATDISNAVLFLASDESRYVTGVSLPVDAGSLLK